Proteins from a single region of Orcinus orca chromosome 20, mOrcOrc1.1, whole genome shotgun sequence:
- the HRC gene encoding sarcoplasmic reticulum histidine-rich calcium-binding protein isoform X3 — MGHCGPWLHTFLLWAAVASLLLPTAVTQQLRGAGLGPSNWNDNAGASEPSEDASGKFGHPTHSHRGHGDENKDVSTESGHHFWGHGDHREEDEDVSRESQDHWYQGHTVGDENTSDEEEHTEHAQQARGHRSHGNEEADDSAEHGHHFPSHRSHGRQDEDKVVSSEHHHHIVRHVHRGHGEEEDEEEEEEDVSTEYGHQVHRHQDHGKEKDEDVSDEHPHHGPSHRHRGHEEEEDDDDDVSTEYIHQTHRSQGHGKEDNEDVSDEHHHHIPSHRHQGHRDKEDEDEDVSTEHWHQVPRHTHHGLGDDEEEITVKFSHHVASHQPQGHKSTKEEDFPEEHERAVHGHHHHGVPKEEDEDTSAKLGHQAPSHRQQSHRDKGTGHRGSIKEETNHQSPEYVGVKDRSHLRESDSEEEEEEKEEDHSSHEDDDEGSEEGGEGTHHGSLDQEDEEDKEEGHGLSLSQEEEEEEEEEEEERREERAEVWVPLSQDHQEEEDEEEGLEEDELPFTIIPNPLARREVSGGASSEEESGEDMDQQDAQEYGNYQPGSLCGYCSICNRCTECENCHCDEENMGEHCDQCQHCQFCYLCPLLCETVCTPGSYVDYFSSSLYQALADMLETPKP, encoded by the exons ATGGGCCACTGTGGGCCATGGCTGCACACTTTTCTCCTCTGGGCTGCAGTGGCCAGCCTGCTTCTCCCCACTGCCGTGACCCAGCAGCtgagaggggctgggctggggcccagcaACTGGAACGACAATGCAGGAGCTTCGGAGCCCTCAGAGGACGCATCGGGCAAGTTTGGCCACCCCACGCACAGCCATAGAGGCCACGGAGATGAGAACAAGGATGTTTCCACAGAGAGTGGGCATCATTTCTGGGGCCACGGAGACCACAGAGAAGAGGATGAAGATGTCTCCAGAGAATCCCAAGACCATTGGTACCAAGGCCACACGGTGGGAGATGAGAACACCTCTGATGAGGAGGAACACACAGAGCATGCTCAGCAGGCCCGTGGGCACAGAAGCCATGGGAATGAAGAGGCGGATGATTCAGCTGAGCACGGGCACCACTTCCCCAGCCACAGGAGCCATGGCCGTCAAGATGAAGACAAAGTTGTGTCCAGTGAGCATCACCATCATATCGTCAGGCATGTACACCGAGGTCATGGAGAAGAGGAggatgaagaagaggaagaggaggatgtCTCCACTGAGTATGGACACCAGGTCCACAGACACCAAGACCACGGGAAGGAAAAGGATGAAGATGTCTCAGATGAACACCCCCATCATGGCCCCAGCCACAGACACCGAGgccatgaagaagaagaagatgatgatgatgatgtttccACTGAGTACATACACCAGACCCACAGGAGTCAAGGCCATGGGAAGGAAGACAATGAAGATGTCTCAGATGAACACCACCATCATATCCCTAGCCACAGACATCAAGGCCACAGAGACAAGgaagatgaggatgaggatgtGTCCACTGAACACTGGCACCAGGTTCCCAGACATACCCACCATGGCCTTGGAGATGACGAGGAGGAGATCACAGTCAAGTTCAGCCACCATGTTGCAAGCCACCAGCCCCAAGGCCACAAGAGCACTAAGGAGGAGGACTTCCCAGAGGAACATGAAAGAGCAGTCCATGGCCATCACCACCACGGAGTCCCCAAGGAGGAAGATGAGGACACCTCTGCCAAGCTTGGCCACCAGGCTCCCAGCCACAGGCAGCAAAGCCACAGAGATAAAGGGACTGGCCACAGAGGGTCCATCAAAGAGGAGACTAACCACCAGTCCCCAGAATACGTGGGGGTAAAGGATAGAAGCCATTTAAGGGAGAGTGAttctgaggaggaagaggaagagaaggaagaggatcacAGCTCccatgaagatgatgatgaaggttcagaggagggaggagaaggtaCCCACCATGGCAGCCTGGACCAGGAGGATGAGGAAGACAAGGAGGAAGGTCATGGCCTCAGCCTgagccaggaggaggaggaagaagaggaggaagaggaggaggagaggagggaagagagggctgAGGTTTGGGTCCCACTGAGCCAAGACCACCAGGAGGAAGAAGAtgaggaggaggggctggaagaGGATGAGCTCCCCTTCACCATCATCCCCAACCCACTGGCCAGGAGGGAGGTGTCTGGAGGTGCCTCCAGTGAAGAGGAGAGTGGTGAGGACATGG ATCAGCAGGATGCCCAGGAGTATGGGAACTACCAGCCAGGGTCCCTGTGTGGCTACTGCTCCATCTGCAAT CGATGCACTGAATGTGAGAACTGTCACTGTGACGAGGAGAACATGGGAGAGCACTGCGACCAGTGCCAG cactgCCAGTTCTGCTACCTCTGCCCGCTGCTCTGCGAAACTGTCTGCACTCCGG GAAGCTACGTCGACTATTTCTCCTCGTCCCTGTACCA AGCCCTGGCAGACATGCTGGAAACTCCGAAACCCTAA
- the HRC gene encoding sarcoplasmic reticulum histidine-rich calcium-binding protein isoform X2: protein MGHCGPWLHTFLLWAAVASLLLPTAVTQQLRGAGLGPSNWNDNAGASEPSEDASGKFGHPTHSHRGHGDENKDVSTESGHHFWGHGDHREEDEDVSRESQDHWYQGHTVGDENTSDEEEHTEHAQQARGHRSHGNEEADDSAEHGHHFPSHRSHGRQDEDKVVSSEHHHHIVRHVHRGHGEEEDEEEEEEDVSTEYGHQVHRHQDHGKEKDEDVSDEHPHHGPSHRHRGHEEEEDDDDDVSTEYIHQTHRSQGHGKEDNEDVSDEHHHHIPSHRHQGHRDKEDEDEDVSTEHWHQVPRHTHHGLGDDEEEITVKFSHHVASHQPQGHKSTKEEDFPEEHERAVHGHHHHGVPKEEDEDTSAKLGHQAPSHRQQSHRDKGTGHRGSIKEETNHQSPEYVGVKDRSHLRESDSEEEEEEKEEDHSSHEDDDEGSEEGGEGTHHGSLDQEDEEDKEEGHGLSLSQEEEEEEEEEEEERREERAEVWVPLSQDHQEEEDEEEGLEEDELPFTIIPNPLARREVSGGASSEEESGEDMDQQDAQEYGNYQPGSLCGYCSICNRCTECENCHCDEENMGEHCDQCQEATSTISPRPCTKPWQTCWKLRNPNPDTRLRRRYISLALQPLSTGHIYFSE from the exons ATGGGCCACTGTGGGCCATGGCTGCACACTTTTCTCCTCTGGGCTGCAGTGGCCAGCCTGCTTCTCCCCACTGCCGTGACCCAGCAGCtgagaggggctgggctggggcccagcaACTGGAACGACAATGCAGGAGCTTCGGAGCCCTCAGAGGACGCATCGGGCAAGTTTGGCCACCCCACGCACAGCCATAGAGGCCACGGAGATGAGAACAAGGATGTTTCCACAGAGAGTGGGCATCATTTCTGGGGCCACGGAGACCACAGAGAAGAGGATGAAGATGTCTCCAGAGAATCCCAAGACCATTGGTACCAAGGCCACACGGTGGGAGATGAGAACACCTCTGATGAGGAGGAACACACAGAGCATGCTCAGCAGGCCCGTGGGCACAGAAGCCATGGGAATGAAGAGGCGGATGATTCAGCTGAGCACGGGCACCACTTCCCCAGCCACAGGAGCCATGGCCGTCAAGATGAAGACAAAGTTGTGTCCAGTGAGCATCACCATCATATCGTCAGGCATGTACACCGAGGTCATGGAGAAGAGGAggatgaagaagaggaagaggaggatgtCTCCACTGAGTATGGACACCAGGTCCACAGACACCAAGACCACGGGAAGGAAAAGGATGAAGATGTCTCAGATGAACACCCCCATCATGGCCCCAGCCACAGACACCGAGgccatgaagaagaagaagatgatgatgatgatgtttccACTGAGTACATACACCAGACCCACAGGAGTCAAGGCCATGGGAAGGAAGACAATGAAGATGTCTCAGATGAACACCACCATCATATCCCTAGCCACAGACATCAAGGCCACAGAGACAAGgaagatgaggatgaggatgtGTCCACTGAACACTGGCACCAGGTTCCCAGACATACCCACCATGGCCTTGGAGATGACGAGGAGGAGATCACAGTCAAGTTCAGCCACCATGTTGCAAGCCACCAGCCCCAAGGCCACAAGAGCACTAAGGAGGAGGACTTCCCAGAGGAACATGAAAGAGCAGTCCATGGCCATCACCACCACGGAGTCCCCAAGGAGGAAGATGAGGACACCTCTGCCAAGCTTGGCCACCAGGCTCCCAGCCACAGGCAGCAAAGCCACAGAGATAAAGGGACTGGCCACAGAGGGTCCATCAAAGAGGAGACTAACCACCAGTCCCCAGAATACGTGGGGGTAAAGGATAGAAGCCATTTAAGGGAGAGTGAttctgaggaggaagaggaagagaaggaagaggatcacAGCTCccatgaagatgatgatgaaggttcagaggagggaggagaaggtaCCCACCATGGCAGCCTGGACCAGGAGGATGAGGAAGACAAGGAGGAAGGTCATGGCCTCAGCCTgagccaggaggaggaggaagaagaggaggaagaggaggaggagaggagggaagagagggctgAGGTTTGGGTCCCACTGAGCCAAGACCACCAGGAGGAAGAAGAtgaggaggaggggctggaagaGGATGAGCTCCCCTTCACCATCATCCCCAACCCACTGGCCAGGAGGGAGGTGTCTGGAGGTGCCTCCAGTGAAGAGGAGAGTGGTGAGGACATGG ATCAGCAGGATGCCCAGGAGTATGGGAACTACCAGCCAGGGTCCCTGTGTGGCTACTGCTCCATCTGCAAT CGATGCACTGAATGTGAGAACTGTCACTGTGACGAGGAGAACATGGGAGAGCACTGCGACCAGTGCCAG GAAGCTACGTCGACTATTTCTCCTCGTCCCTGTACCA AGCCCTGGCAGACATGCTGGAAACTCCGAAACCCTAACCCAGACACACGGCTGCGGCGCAGATACATCTCCCTGGCCCTCCAACCCCTTTCCACGGGCCATATTTATTTCTCTGAATAA
- the HRC gene encoding sarcoplasmic reticulum histidine-rich calcium-binding protein isoform X1 yields the protein MGHCGPWLHTFLLWAAVASLLLPTAVTQQLRGAGLGPSNWNDNAGASEPSEDASGKFGHPTHSHRGHGDENKDVSTESGHHFWGHGDHREEDEDVSRESQDHWYQGHTVGDENTSDEEEHTEHAQQARGHRSHGNEEADDSAEHGHHFPSHRSHGRQDEDKVVSSEHHHHIVRHVHRGHGEEEDEEEEEEDVSTEYGHQVHRHQDHGKEKDEDVSDEHPHHGPSHRHRGHEEEEDDDDDVSTEYIHQTHRSQGHGKEDNEDVSDEHHHHIPSHRHQGHRDKEDEDEDVSTEHWHQVPRHTHHGLGDDEEEITVKFSHHVASHQPQGHKSTKEEDFPEEHERAVHGHHHHGVPKEEDEDTSAKLGHQAPSHRQQSHRDKGTGHRGSIKEETNHQSPEYVGVKDRSHLRESDSEEEEEEKEEDHSSHEDDDEGSEEGGEGTHHGSLDQEDEEDKEEGHGLSLSQEEEEEEEEEEEERREERAEVWVPLSQDHQEEEDEEEGLEEDELPFTIIPNPLARREVSGGASSEEESGEDMDQQDAQEYGNYQPGSLCGYCSICNRCTECENCHCDEENMGEHCDQCQHCQFCYLCPLLCETVCTPEPWQTCWKLRNPNPDTRLRRRYISLALQPLSTGHIYFSE from the exons ATGGGCCACTGTGGGCCATGGCTGCACACTTTTCTCCTCTGGGCTGCAGTGGCCAGCCTGCTTCTCCCCACTGCCGTGACCCAGCAGCtgagaggggctgggctggggcccagcaACTGGAACGACAATGCAGGAGCTTCGGAGCCCTCAGAGGACGCATCGGGCAAGTTTGGCCACCCCACGCACAGCCATAGAGGCCACGGAGATGAGAACAAGGATGTTTCCACAGAGAGTGGGCATCATTTCTGGGGCCACGGAGACCACAGAGAAGAGGATGAAGATGTCTCCAGAGAATCCCAAGACCATTGGTACCAAGGCCACACGGTGGGAGATGAGAACACCTCTGATGAGGAGGAACACACAGAGCATGCTCAGCAGGCCCGTGGGCACAGAAGCCATGGGAATGAAGAGGCGGATGATTCAGCTGAGCACGGGCACCACTTCCCCAGCCACAGGAGCCATGGCCGTCAAGATGAAGACAAAGTTGTGTCCAGTGAGCATCACCATCATATCGTCAGGCATGTACACCGAGGTCATGGAGAAGAGGAggatgaagaagaggaagaggaggatgtCTCCACTGAGTATGGACACCAGGTCCACAGACACCAAGACCACGGGAAGGAAAAGGATGAAGATGTCTCAGATGAACACCCCCATCATGGCCCCAGCCACAGACACCGAGgccatgaagaagaagaagatgatgatgatgatgtttccACTGAGTACATACACCAGACCCACAGGAGTCAAGGCCATGGGAAGGAAGACAATGAAGATGTCTCAGATGAACACCACCATCATATCCCTAGCCACAGACATCAAGGCCACAGAGACAAGgaagatgaggatgaggatgtGTCCACTGAACACTGGCACCAGGTTCCCAGACATACCCACCATGGCCTTGGAGATGACGAGGAGGAGATCACAGTCAAGTTCAGCCACCATGTTGCAAGCCACCAGCCCCAAGGCCACAAGAGCACTAAGGAGGAGGACTTCCCAGAGGAACATGAAAGAGCAGTCCATGGCCATCACCACCACGGAGTCCCCAAGGAGGAAGATGAGGACACCTCTGCCAAGCTTGGCCACCAGGCTCCCAGCCACAGGCAGCAAAGCCACAGAGATAAAGGGACTGGCCACAGAGGGTCCATCAAAGAGGAGACTAACCACCAGTCCCCAGAATACGTGGGGGTAAAGGATAGAAGCCATTTAAGGGAGAGTGAttctgaggaggaagaggaagagaaggaagaggatcacAGCTCccatgaagatgatgatgaaggttcagaggagggaggagaaggtaCCCACCATGGCAGCCTGGACCAGGAGGATGAGGAAGACAAGGAGGAAGGTCATGGCCTCAGCCTgagccaggaggaggaggaagaagaggaggaagaggaggaggagaggagggaagagagggctgAGGTTTGGGTCCCACTGAGCCAAGACCACCAGGAGGAAGAAGAtgaggaggaggggctggaagaGGATGAGCTCCCCTTCACCATCATCCCCAACCCACTGGCCAGGAGGGAGGTGTCTGGAGGTGCCTCCAGTGAAGAGGAGAGTGGTGAGGACATGG ATCAGCAGGATGCCCAGGAGTATGGGAACTACCAGCCAGGGTCCCTGTGTGGCTACTGCTCCATCTGCAAT CGATGCACTGAATGTGAGAACTGTCACTGTGACGAGGAGAACATGGGAGAGCACTGCGACCAGTGCCAG cactgCCAGTTCTGCTACCTCTGCCCGCTGCTCTGCGAAACTGTCTGCACTCCGG AGCCCTGGCAGACATGCTGGAAACTCCGAAACCCTAACCCAGACACACGGCTGCGGCGCAGATACATCTCCCTGGCCCTCCAACCCCTTTCCACGGGCCATATTTATTTCTCTGAATAA
- the TRPM4 gene encoding transient receptor potential cation channel subfamily M member 4 isoform X4 translates to MVGAEKEQSWIPKIFKKKTCTTFIVDPTDAGGTLCQCGQPRCAHPSVAVEDAFGAAVVTVWDSDLHTTEKPTDAFGDLDFLGAGRKASNFLRLSDRTDPATVYNLVTNIWGFQAPNLVVSVLGGSGGPTLQTWLQDLLRRGLVRAAQNTGAWIVTGGLHKGIGRHVGVAVRDHQTARTGGNKVVAMGVAPWGVVRNRDTLINPKGSFPARYRWRGDPEDGVQFALDYNYSAFLLVDDGTHGRLGGENRFRLGFESYLAQQKTGVGGTGIDIPVLLLLIDGDEKMLKRIEKATQAQLPCLLVAGSGGAADCLAEIYTLAPGTGGGRRCEAQDLIKRFFPKGDPEVLQAQVERIMSRKELLTVYSTDDGPEEFETIVLKALVKACGTSEASAYLDELRLAVAWNRVDIAQSELFRGDIQWRSFHLEASLMDALLNDRPEFVRLLISHGLSLGHFLTPTRLAQLYNAAPPNSLIHSLLDQVSHSTGNKSPVSEPSAEPQPPKVGQVLRMLLGKSCAPTFPAGGTHLGDGSMENSFLLLDKATSEFLLEAVPEQAPWSDLLLWALLLNRAQMAVYFWEMGSSSVASALGACLLLRVLGRLEAETEEAARRKDLAAKFEGLGVDLFGKCYRSSEERAAHLLLWRCPLWGDATCLHLAMQADARAFFAQDGVQSLLTQKWWGEMDSTTPIWALVLTFFCPPLIYTNLITFRKPDEEPMQKDLAFDMDRGISGEGPGEPTDPNEKMPLRVLRPPSRRSCCGGCRLRRWPQFWGAPVTSFMGNVVSYLLFLLLFTHVLLIDFQPEKPSALELLLYFWAFTLLCEELRQGLGDSLGSLAMGAPRTDSHQAPLRRRLHLYLSDAWNQCDMVALTCFLMGVGCRLTAGLYDLGRTVLCLDFMIFTLRLLHIFTVNKHLGPKIVIVNKMMKDVFFFLFFLGVWLVAYGVATEGLLRPQDRNLSNILRRVFYRPYLQIFGQIPQEDIDGLCLSGSISISLHSEPHEARQLFIGEGRMGAPLRNPGRLLRLDLCQLAGGGPPHHLPARGQHPAGQFAHRNVQLYLRQSTGQQRPLLEGAALQPHPGISLSARTGPASHRHLARVLTHPSIAQAPGQLATFRSRRAFS, encoded by the exons ATGGTGGGTGCAGAGAAGGAGCAG AGCTGGATCCCCAAGATCTTCAAGAAGAAGACGTGCACGACTTTCATCGTTGACCCCACAGATGCGGG ggGGACCTTGTGCCAGTGTGGGCAACCCCGGTGTGCCCACCCATCAGTGGCTGTGGAGGATGCATTCGGGGCAGCCGTGGTGACCGTATGGGACAGTGACTTGCACACCACGGAGAAGCCCACAGATGCCTTCGGAGACCTGGACTTCCTGGGTGCCGGCCGCAAGGCCAGCAAT TTCCTCCGGCTCTCTGACCGCACGGATCCAGCTACAGTTTATAATCTGGTCACAAACATATGGGGCTTCCAGGCCCCGAACCTGGTGGTGTCAGTGCTGGGGGGGTCGGGGGGCCCCACCCTCCAGACTTGGCTGCAGGACCTGCTGCGACGCGGGCTGGTGCGGGCTGCCCAGAACACAG GGGCCTGGATTGTCACCGGAGGGCTGCACAAGGGCATTGGACGGCATGTGGGTGTGGCAGTGCGGGACCACCAGACAGCCAGGACTGGGGGCAACAAGGTGGTGGCCATGGGCGTGGCCCCCTGGGGTGTGGTTCGGAATAGAGACACCCTCATCAACCCCAAG GGCTCGTTTCCTGCGAGGTACCGGTGGCGCGGTGACCCCGAGGATGGGGTCCAGTTTGCTCTCGACTACAACTATTCGGCCTTCCTTCTGGTGGACGATGGCACCCACGGCCGCCTGGGCGGCGAGAACCGCTTCCGCTTGGGCTTCGAGTCCTACCTTGCCCAACAGAAGACGGGCGTGGGAG GGACTGGAATTGACATCCCTGTCCTCCTTCTCTTGATTGATGGTGATGAAAAGATGTTGAAG CGGATAGAGAAGGCCACCCAGGCTCAGCTCCCCTGCCTCCTGGTGGCCGGGTCTGGGGGAGCTGCAGACTGCCTGGCAGAGATCTACACTCTGGCTCCAGGGACTGGAGGAGGCAGGCGATGTGAAGCCCAAGATCTGATTAAACGTTTCTTCCCCAAAGGGGACCCTGAGGTCCTACAGGCCCAG GTGGAGAGGATCATGAGTCGGAAGGAGCTGCTGACAGTCTATTCAACTGATGATGGCCCTGAGGAATTTGAGACCATTGTTTTGAAGGCCCTTGTCAAGG CCTGTGGGACCTCTGAAGCCTCAGCTTACCTGGATGAGTTGCGTTTGGCTGTGGCTTGGAACCGTGTGGACATTGCCCAGAGTGAACTCTTCCGGGGGGATATCCAGTGGCGG TCTTTCCACCTGGAAGCCTCCCTCATGGACGCCCTTCTGAATGACCGGCCAGAGTTCGTGCGCTTGCTCATCTCCCATGGCCTTAGCCTGGGCCACTTCCTGACCCCTACGCGCCTGGCCCAGCTCTACAATGCAGCGCCCCCGAACTCACTTATCCACAGCCTTTTGGACCAGGTGTCCCacagcacaggcaacaaaagcccAGTCTCTGAACCCTCTGCGGAGCCACAACCCCCTAAGGTGGGGCAGGTGCTGCGGATGCTGCTGGGGAAGTCGTGCGCGCCGACGTTCCCCGCCGGGGGCACCCACCTGGGCGATGGCAGCATGGAAAAT TCGTTTCTGCTGTTGGACAAGGCCACCTCAGAATTTCTGCTGGAAGCCGTCCCCGAGCAGGCACCCTGGAGTGACCTGCTCCTCTGGGCACTGCTGCTCAACAGGGCTCAGATGGCCGTGTACTTCTGGGAGATG gGTTCCAGTTCTGTGGCCTCAGCTCTTGGGGCCTGTTTGTTGCTGCGAGTGCTGGGGCGCCTGGAGGCTGAGACTGAGGAGGCAGCACGGAGGAAGGACCTGGCAGCCAAGTTTGAGGGGCTGGGTGTTG ACCTCTTTGGAAAATGCTACCGCAGCAGCGAGGAACGGGCTGCTCACCTGCTCCTCTGGCGCTGCCCACTCTGGGGGGATGCCACCTGCCTCCACCTTGCCATGCAGGCTGATGCCCGTGCCTTCTTTGCCCAGGATGGGGTACAG TCTCTGCTAACACAGAAGTGGTGGGGGGAGATGGACAGCACCACACCCATCTGGGCCCTGGTTCTCACCTTCTTTTGCCCCCCACTCATCTACACCAACCTCATCACCTTCAG GAAGCCAGATGAGGAGCCCATGCAGAAGGACCTGGCATTTGACATGGACAGGGGCATCAGTGGGGAAGGGCCTGGCGA gCCCACAGACCCTAATGAGAAGATGCCCTTGAGGGTGTTGAGGCCGCCCAGCCGCAGGAGCTGCTGTGGGGGGTGCCGCCTGCGCCGCTGGCCCCAGTTCTGGGGAGCGCCGGTGACTTCCTTCATGGGCAACGTGGTCAGCTACCTCCTCTTCCTGCTGCTTTTCACCCACGTGCTGCTCATTGACTTCCAGCCCGAGAAACCCAGCGCTCTGGAGCTACTGCTCTACTTCTGGGCCTTCACCCTGCTCTGTGAGGAGTTACGCCAGGGGCTGGGTGACAGCTTGGGCAGCCTGGCCATGGGGGCCCCCAGGACAGACTCCCACCAGGCCCCACTGCGCCGCCGCCTGCACCTCTACCTCTCAGACGCCTGGAACCAGTGCGACATGGTGGCCCTGACCTGCTTCCTCATGGGCGTGGGCTGCCG GCTGACCGCAGGACTGTATGACCTGGGCCGTACTGTCCTCTGCCTCGACTTCATGATCTTCACGCTGAGGCTGCTGCACATCTTCACAGTCAACAAACATCTGGGGCCCAAGATCGTCATCGTGAACAAGATG ATGAAGGACgtgttcttcttcctcttcttccttggcGTGTGGCTGGTTGCCTATGGGGTGGCCACGGAGGGGCTCCTTAGGCCCCAGGACCGTAACCTCTCGAATATCCTGCGCCGGGTCTTCTACCGGCCCTACCTGCAGATCTTTGGGCAGATCCCCCAGGAGGACATAGACG gtctctgtctctctggctcCATCTCTATCTCCCTTCACAGCGAGCCTCATGAAGCCCGACAACTGTTCATCGGAGAAGGGCGTATGGGCGCGCCCCTCAGGAACCCAGGCAGGCTCCTGCGTCTCGATTTATGCCAACTGGCTGGTGGTGGTCCTCCTCATCATCTTCCTGCTCGTGGCCAACATCCTGCTGGTCAATTTGCTCATCGCAATGTTCAG